Within the Agromyces ramosus genome, the region CGTTGCCCCCAGTCCTGCAACTGCGAGTGGTCGTCGAAGCCGCCGACTACGACGCCGCGGTCGAGTTCTACCGCGATCGACTCGGCATGCCCGAGCTCATCGCATACGCCGAGGGCGGCGACGACCGGGTCGCGATCCTCGATGCCGGCCGGGCGACGCTCGAGATCGCGAGCCCCGGGCACAAGCGCGTGATCGACGAGCTCGAGGCCGACGGCAAGCCGAGTCCGCACATCCGGCTCGCGTTCGAGGTGGTCGACGCCGACGGCACGACCCGGCGTCTTGCCGAAGCGGGGGCGCTCGTCGTGGCGGAGCCGGTGATCACCCCTTGGCGGTCGCTCAACTCACGCCTCGATGCCCCGGCCGGGCTCCAGATCACGGTCTTCGAGGAGCTCGAGGACTCCGAGGAGCGCGCGATGCGCGAGGGCTTCGGCACGGACGCCGAACGCGACTGAGCGCGATCGTTCAGAGCTCGCCGTCGAGATAGAACCAGCGACGTCCCTCGCGCGTGAACCTGCTCGTCTCGTGCAGCTCGCCCCGCTCCGCGCCGGCGCGGAAGTAGGCGCGGAACTCGACCGTCCCCGCCGTGTCGAGCGGCCCGCCCCGTTCTGTGCGGAGCACATCGAGGCGGTACCAGCGCACGGCGGGGTCCAGCTCGAGTGACGCGGGCCGGGTCGACGGATGCCACGTGGCGTTGACGTAGTCGGACGCCCCGATGGCGTACGCCGTGAATCGCGACCGCATGAGCTGCACGGCCGTGGGGGCATCCCGTGCACCGGTGACGAGGGGTTCGCAGCACTCGCCGAACACGGAACCGCTGAGGCAGGGGCAGCGCGTAGCGGACTCGGGCATCAGGGCGGCATCGGCTCGGGGCATCCTCCCAGTATCGCGTCGCGCAGGCGTGCGTCTCATGAGTTGCACAGCAAGAACTGAGGTTTTGTTCAGTCTGCCCGGGCAGAGTGGCTGACTTGTGCCCGGCTCGAGGGGCATCCCCTGACCAGAAACCCGATCCCGAGCAGTTCTGAACCTATGCACAACACCGCTTCCCCCACGCCCGAATCCGCCCTCGACCCCCAGACCGCGCAACTCGACTCGCGCCGCGGTCTGCGCCGGCGCCGCCTCGGCCGGCGACGGCTCCTGGTCGCCGGCGCCATCGCCGCGGCGGGTCTCGTCGTCGGCACCGGCTTCACCGTGCAGTCGGCGATCGCCACGCAGGCCAGCATCGACGCGACGGCGGCCCTGAACCAGACCAGCGGGGTCCGCCACGAGCAGCTGGGCGCATACAGCGCGATCGCTGCAGCACGCACGCTCGACACCGCCGCCGACACGCTCACGGTCGCGAACGAGACCCTCGCCGCCGTCGGCACCAAGGTCGACGCCTCGGGGCTCGCGGCATCCGTCGCGTCGCTCGGCGACTACGAGACGCTGCCGATCGACTCCGTGATCGACCTC harbors:
- a CDS encoding VOC family protein, coding for MTDASLPPVLQLRVVVEAADYDAAVEFYRDRLGMPELIAYAEGGDDRVAILDAGRATLEIASPGHKRVIDELEADGKPSPHIRLAFEVVDADGTTRRLAEAGALVVAEPVITPWRSLNSRLDAPAGLQITVFEELEDSEERAMREGFGTDAERD
- a CDS encoding YchJ family protein yields the protein MPRADAALMPESATRCPCLSGSVFGECCEPLVTGARDAPTAVQLMRSRFTAYAIGASDYVNATWHPSTRPASLELDPAVRWYRLDVLRTERGGPLDTAGTVEFRAYFRAGAERGELHETSRFTREGRRWFYLDGEL